A region from the Janthinobacterium agaricidamnosum genome encodes:
- a CDS encoding DeoR family transcriptional regulator has product MRNTSQRRESILQMLAQQGSVQVTDLVEKLGVSAVTIRSDLNALEAQGMATRSHGGATLTRTPPPEHTIRQKDAINHEQKERIGAYAARLVEPGDNIIIDSGTTTISLARHLRDATGVTVATNGLNIAWELADAPGVDLILTGGLLRKQSLSIQGSQAETCLQAYSFDKLFLGVDGFDLQFGVTTHHEAEASLNHKMVERAKKIIVLTDASKFGRVSLHRIVQLDRVDTVITDASISQEYREGLHKLGIELFIAE; this is encoded by the coding sequence ATGCGAAATACCAGCCAACGCCGTGAATCCATCCTCCAAATGCTTGCCCAGCAGGGCTCGGTGCAGGTGACCGATCTGGTGGAAAAGCTCGGCGTGTCCGCGGTCACCATCCGCAGCGACTTGAATGCGCTGGAAGCGCAAGGCATGGCCACGCGCAGCCACGGCGGCGCGACCCTGACGCGCACGCCGCCGCCCGAGCATACGATACGCCAGAAGGATGCCATCAACCACGAGCAGAAGGAGCGCATCGGCGCCTACGCGGCGCGGCTGGTGGAACCGGGCGACAACATCATCATCGACTCGGGCACCACCACCATCTCGCTGGCGCGCCATCTGCGCGACGCCACCGGCGTGACGGTGGCCACGAATGGCCTGAACATCGCGTGGGAGCTGGCCGACGCGCCCGGCGTGGACCTGATCCTCACGGGCGGCCTGCTGCGCAAGCAGTCGCTGTCGATCCAGGGCAGCCAGGCCGAAACCTGTCTGCAGGCCTACAGCTTCGACAAGCTGTTCCTGGGCGTGGACGGCTTCGACCTGCAGTTCGGCGTCACCACCCACCACGAAGCGGAAGCGAGCCTGAACCACAAGATGGTGGAACGGGCCAAGAAAATCATCGTCCTCACGGACGCCTCGAAGTTCGGCCGCGTCAGCCTGCACCGTATCGTGCAGCTGGACCGCGTCGATACCGTCATCACCGATGCCAGCATCAGCCAGGAATACCGCGAAGGGCTGCACAAGCTGGGCATCGAACTTTTTATAGCGGAATAA